The genome window CGAATATCGCTACTATTGTCTTATGAATTTTTTCGGATATTATAGCAACATAAGCTGCTACAAATATTATGGTTGACGCATAGAAAACAAAACCTCCGGCAGTTATTGTAGTTGCAGCAGTTTCGTGCATCATTTTCCCCCTGTTTCATTATCTAACAGCGTCTTTATTACCACGTTGTATAAATCACGCAAATGTATCATGCCGATAACCTGATTTTGAGTATTTACAACCGGAAGCCTTCCAACATTATGCTTTAATATAATATCCAGACATTTCATAAGTGGAGCGTTTTCATCTACGGTGACCGTGGTTTTACTTATTATACCCTCAATCGGCATATCGGAGATTTTGCTTACCAGTGTTTCAAACATCCCGTCCCAGGTAAAAGCGCTGAGGTCATCCCCCATT of Nitrospirae bacterium YQR-1 contains these proteins:
- a CDS encoding CBS domain-containing protein — translated: MKAKDIMEVVDQSISHTDTIRMAVRKMAGARRSEGVTGVRGLHVVDDDGRLIGMLSMINILEAVHPSYMEMGDDLSAFTWDGMFETLVSKISDMPIEGIISKTTVTVDENAPLMKCLDIILKHNVGRLPVVNTQNQVIGMIHLRDLYNVVIKTLLDNETGGK